In Mammaliicoccus sp. Marseille-Q6498, the genomic stretch TTTATCATTTTTTTCTAAACGTTCTAACGCAGCTGTTTGCATTTCAGCTAATTTTGGATCGTCTTTAGGTGCATCAACTTGTAATGGCATATTTTCTTCTGCAAATAGTCCTAGTAATTTATCACTTTGGGAATTCAATAAGTCATCTTTATTTTCAACAACGTCATATCCGTCTTTAGCAAATTTATTTTTTAAATTGCCATTTTCAGAACCAAAATATTTTTCGCCGCCACCGAGAAGGACGTCTACAGAGTGTTGACCGTTAATCATTTGACTATAGAACTGTTGAGCTATTTCGTCTTTTTTGTCTCTGTCATCAACATGAGAAGCGTAAGAAGCTGGTGTTGCGTCTGTTAATTCTGAAGTTGCAACAAGTCCAGTTGATTTGCCATTTTCTTTAGCTTGCTCTAATACTGATTTTAGTTTCTGTTTGTTATTGTCGACACTAATTGCGCCATTAAATGTTTTTTGACCAGTACTAAAGGCTGTTGCCGCTGCTGCTGAGTCTGTTACATTTTCTTTAGAATCTTTAGGGTCAGTTTTTTGTTGACCTTTTAAGTATTGATCGAAAGCTGTTTCTTCGATTTCTTTTGTATCAGGATTATCTGCAAAATGTCTATAAGCCGAATTGTAAGCAGGGCCCATGCCATCACCAACCATAAAAATAACGTTTTTAGGATTAGTTGTATTCCCGGTTACCGATACATCTGGTTCAGAACTTTGTGTTCCTGAAGCAAAAGCTGTTCCGACTACAGTTGATGAAAATAAAACACCTGCAGCTATTGATGTGCTAAATTTTTTGTGAAAACTCATAAATTCAAAATCCCCCTAATATGTATTTGTTACATATTAAACTTATCAAATGAAGATTAAATCATTATTTTTGTTTTGTAATTTATTTGTAAATGAAATAAATATTGATAATTAAATAATAATGCGGATGGGGTTGATATTTTGAGTGGGGCATTTCTTTATTGTTCACAAAAACATCATTTAGAATTACAATATAAATATGAATAATGAAGGTGTGATAAAAAATGATATTTAAGAAGAAACAAAGTCTTTCGTCTATTTTAATATCTATTTTATTATTTTTAATTGCTTTGATTCCGCTTGTTATAAGCAATATATATTTAATTATTATTTCACTTGTATTAGTATTGCTCATTATTGTGAACATACTATTTGAAAGATACGTCATTAAAGAACATTTTTTAACGATAAGAAGAGGTTTCTTTAAATCTCAATATAACATTTTTGATATTGTACAGCTGAATATGGCGAAGTCTATAGAAGGAAATAGCATATTAGAAATCGTGTTAAAAGATGGAACAATAGAAAAAGTAAGCCCAATAGAAGAAAGAGAGTTTATCATTGCACTCATGCGTATAAACCCAAGAATAAAATTAAATAATAGCAACAGATTAAGAGAATTTGAGAAAGTTGTTAAAATCTTAAAAACTCAAGAAAACTTAAATAATATACAAAATAAAGTGCATAAGATTGCACCTTGTAATAAGGTTTGGTACATTTAAAGTGTTAACAATTCAACTTATAAAGGAGATATTTAATGCCTACACTAATTCAAATCGAGAATATGGATCAAGCTCAAGCATTACTAGGTAATGGGGATGAGCACATAAAATATATTGAAGAAGAGCTCGAGGTGGATATCTTAACACGAGGACAAGAAATAAGTGTTCGTGGTAAACGTTTAGAAAATGTTGAAAAGGCTGAAGCTGTTTTACTGAATTTACTAAAAGTCATTGAAAGTGGCGCAAGTATAACGATTAATGATGTTCAAGCAGCAGTAAAAATGGCTGAAAAAGGTACAATCGATCAATTAATCAATTTATATGATGAAGAAATCACTAAAGATAGCAATGGAAAAATTATAAGAGCTAAAACAATGGGTCAAAGAGTTTATATTAATAATATAAAGAAAAATGACTTAGTATTTGGAATTGGTCCTGCAGGTACGGGTAAGACGTTTTTAGCTGTTGTAATGGCTGCAAGAGCATTACGTTTAGGACAAGTGAAAAGAATCGTTTTAACAAGACCAGCTGTTGAAGCAGGAGAATCATTAGGATTTTTACCTGGGGACTTAAAGGAAAAAGTAGATCCTTATTTAAGACCATTGTACGATGGTCTACATACTGTATTAGGCACAGAGCAAACAGCACGTCTAATTGAAAGAGGAACGATAGAAATAGCACCATTGGCTTATATGAGAGGTAGAACGCTAGATGATGCTTTCGTTATTCTTGATGAAGCTCAAAATACAACACATCCACAAATGAAAATGTTCTTAACAAGACTTGGTTTTGGTTCTAAGATGGTCGTAACTGGCGATAGAACACAAATAGATTTACCTAGAGGCGTTAAGAGTGGCTTAATTGAAGCTGATCAAAGGTTAAGTGGTGTGAAAGGGATCGCAATTTCATATTTAGAACAAACAGATGTAGTGAGACACCCATTAGTTGGGAAAATAATCAATGCATACGAAGAGGAGAAATAATATGCTAACAATGGATTTTATTGATGAACAACAAGTTATAGATGATGATACTAAAAATCAAATCGAATCACTTTTAAGATTTGCTGCTAAAAAGGAAAGCATTACTGAAGAAGCAGAACTTTCAATTTCATTTGTCGATGAGGAAGAGATTCAAGCAATTAATCGTGATTATAGAGACAAAGACAAAGTAACCGATGTTATATCATTTTCACTTGAAGAAGATGAGCCTGAAATAGAGGGATTAGATATACCCAGAGTGTTAGGTGACATTATTATTTGTTTAGAAGTCGCTAAAGAGCAAGCTGCATCTTATAATCATAGTTTAAGTAGAGAACTTGGATTTTTAGCATTACATGGCTTTTTACATCTTCTTGGTTATGACCATATGACGCCTGAAGATGAAAAAGAAATGTTTTCTCGACAAGATGAAATTTTAAATGAATTTGGTCTAACGCGTGAATAGATTTTTGAATAGATTCAAATTTCCTATAGCAGGATTCTTTACGATTATAAAGAAAGATCGTAATTTTTTATTACATTTAATATTTGCTTTAGTTGTTATGATTATAAGTTTCATATTAAATTTAAACCTTAATGAGTGGTTGTGGATTATTTTAGCTATTTTTACTGTTTTAATTACTGAAATATTAAACACATCAATAGAATATGTTGTAGATATGTATACAGATGAATTTCATATACTCGGGAAACATGCTAAAGATACAGCCGCATTAGCTGTTTTATTTTCATCCATCATGGCTGCAATTATAGGGTTAATCATATTTTTACCAAAAATAATAAATATATTTTAAGGGGAAGGTATTATGGAATTTAAACAAGAATGGTACGAAGGTGCTAGAGAAGCACAGAAGAGAGCATATACACCATATTCTAAATTCAATGTTGGGGCGTATTTAATCACGAAAGATGATAAAACGTATTACGGGGCAAACATTGAAAATGCAGCTTATCCATCAACAATTTGCGCGGAACGTTCAGCACTTGTAGCAGCAATGTCAGATGGCTATAGACCTGGAGACTTTAAATGTATTACAATAACTGTTGATGCTGATAAACCATCATCACCATGTGGTACGTGTAGACAAGTTTTAAAAGAATTATGTGATGATGATATGCCAGTATATTTAACAAATCAAACAGACGAAAGAATTGAAACTACTGTTAATGAATTATTACCATTAGGTTTCTCAGGAAAGGATCTAGAATAAATGAATGAATTTAAATCAGGGTTTATATCAATAATAGGTAGACCTAATGTTGGTAAATCAACTTTTATGAATAAAGTTATCGGACATAAAGTTGCAATCATGTCAGATAAAGCACAAACAACGAGAAATAAAGTTCAAGGTGTATTAACGACAGATGACTCACAAA encodes the following:
- a CDS encoding PhoH family protein yields the protein MPTLIQIENMDQAQALLGNGDEHIKYIEEELEVDILTRGQEISVRGKRLENVEKAEAVLLNLLKVIESGASITINDVQAAVKMAEKGTIDQLINLYDEEITKDSNGKIIRAKTMGQRVYINNIKKNDLVFGIGPAGTGKTFLAVVMAARALRLGQVKRIVLTRPAVEAGESLGFLPGDLKEKVDPYLRPLYDGLHTVLGTEQTARLIERGTIEIAPLAYMRGRTLDDAFVILDEAQNTTHPQMKMFLTRLGFGSKMVVTGDRTQIDLPRGVKSGLIEADQRLSGVKGIAISYLEQTDVVRHPLVGKIINAYEEEK
- a CDS encoding alkaline phosphatase produces the protein MSFHKKFSTSIAAGVLFSSTVVGTAFASGTQSSEPDVSVTGNTTNPKNVIFMVGDGMGPAYNSAYRHFADNPDTKEIEETAFDQYLKGQQKTDPKDSKENVTDSAAAATAFSTGQKTFNGAISVDNNKQKLKSVLEQAKENGKSTGLVATSELTDATPASYASHVDDRDKKDEIAQQFYSQMINGQHSVDVLLGGGEKYFGSENGNLKNKFAKDGYDVVENKDDLLNSQSDKLLGLFAEENMPLQVDAPKDDPKLAEMQTAALERLEKNDKGFFLMVEGSSIDKSGHPNDVTGVMSEMSGFEDAFSQATSYAKSHPDTLVVATADHSTGGMTMAKGEDYLWDPKPIQQMKHSGSYMTTEISEGKDPATVIKDGYGFKVGDDTIQKVKKEADKLSKIDKEDDAYDKQYQALQDAIQQPINDKSHTGWTTTGHTGEDVNSYAYGPGSENYNGVIDNTDNAKFIFSFLQNGQ
- the cdd gene encoding cytidine deaminase, encoding MEFKQEWYEGAREAQKRAYTPYSKFNVGAYLITKDDKTYYGANIENAAYPSTICAERSALVAAMSDGYRPGDFKCITITVDADKPSSPCGTCRQVLKELCDDDMPVYLTNQTDERIETTVNELLPLGFSGKDLE
- the ybeY gene encoding rRNA maturation RNase YbeY, with amino-acid sequence MLTMDFIDEQQVIDDDTKNQIESLLRFAAKKESITEEAELSISFVDEEEIQAINRDYRDKDKVTDVISFSLEEDEPEIEGLDIPRVLGDIIICLEVAKEQAASYNHSLSRELGFLALHGFLHLLGYDHMTPEDEKEMFSRQDEILNEFGLTRE
- a CDS encoding PH domain-containing protein; this encodes MIFKKKQSLSSILISILLFLIALIPLVISNIYLIIISLVLVLLIIVNILFERYVIKEHFLTIRRGFFKSQYNIFDIVQLNMAKSIEGNSILEIVLKDGTIEKVSPIEEREFIIALMRINPRIKLNNSNRLREFEKVVKILKTQENLNNIQNKVHKIAPCNKVWYI
- a CDS encoding diacylglycerol kinase family protein, encoding MNRFKFPIAGFFTIIKKDRNFLLHLIFALVVMIISFILNLNLNEWLWIILAIFTVLITEILNTSIEYVVDMYTDEFHILGKHAKDTAALAVLFSSIMAAIIGLIIFLPKIINIF